The Paenibacillus sophorae genome has a segment encoding these proteins:
- a CDS encoding O-antigen ligase family protein translates to MEVCETMISRHPGSSSLMQPGNLRALATAGIITAVCAVLPLMIGYVSAKLSSSSSLQFAMVSALLFPAFLFALLKPRLLVIYTLLVWAIAPELRRIADWSEGVYHSVSLLSLAPLLTGVTMAIPVMREVHAIRRPFMRLLLLFAIPLGYATLIGLAKNGMGSFYDLTNYLVPLLLLPYFAVTPFTARDIDKLLGGYANIAVLVAGYGIVQYLSVPAWDAFWMTNSGMNSIGTPHPLEVRVFSTLNSPGPAATFLVFALVPMILEKRWRGAFSWIGVLLVVVCLLTTLVRAAWLLLLVMLLVYIASSSSKGKWKTLIQVLFVALTLFWIVPKLPGAEGLTARMETLSSIKEDRSYNDRLNLLGSMIPAIKSNPVGQGIGSVGQSTKLGNGGELGEYGIMDNGFIALMLTFGAPGGLLFFGALGMAAKQIIAKVTGPNGLQLYARLALAAWTGAVVGLVSDNGFLGLKGYLIWMLIGLGLGAREVMDGRKKETPQAATQSGAAPR, encoded by the coding sequence ATGGAGGTGTGTGAAACGATGATCAGCCGTCATCCGGGCAGTTCCAGTCTTATGCAGCCGGGAAACCTTCGCGCTTTGGCAACAGCGGGAATTATTACCGCGGTCTGTGCGGTTCTGCCGCTGATGATCGGATATGTCAGCGCGAAGCTCAGCTCATCGAGCAGCCTGCAGTTTGCCATGGTATCGGCTCTGCTGTTCCCGGCTTTTCTGTTCGCGCTGCTGAAGCCTCGGCTGCTCGTTATCTACACACTGCTCGTCTGGGCCATCGCTCCTGAACTGCGGCGTATAGCCGATTGGAGTGAAGGGGTCTACCATTCCGTATCGCTGCTGAGCCTGGCGCCTCTGCTCACGGGCGTAACGATGGCCATCCCGGTTATGCGCGAGGTTCATGCCATCCGCCGTCCCTTTATGAGACTGCTGCTGCTGTTCGCGATTCCGCTCGGCTATGCGACCTTGATTGGGCTTGCGAAGAATGGGATGGGTTCTTTCTACGATCTGACGAACTATCTTGTTCCGCTGCTGCTGCTGCCATACTTTGCGGTGACGCCGTTTACGGCCCGCGATATTGACAAGCTGCTCGGCGGCTATGCCAATATCGCGGTTCTGGTTGCCGGATACGGCATTGTCCAGTATTTGTCGGTGCCCGCGTGGGACGCCTTCTGGATGACGAACTCAGGGATGAATTCGATCGGCACGCCGCATCCGCTAGAGGTCAGAGTGTTCTCCACCCTGAATTCGCCAGGCCCCGCCGCAACCTTTCTCGTATTTGCCCTGGTGCCGATGATTCTTGAGAAAAGATGGCGGGGGGCCTTCAGTTGGATCGGTGTCCTGCTGGTGGTGGTATGTCTGCTGACCACGCTGGTCCGGGCGGCATGGCTTCTCCTGCTGGTTATGCTTCTTGTGTACATTGCTTCCTCGTCGTCCAAAGGAAAATGGAAGACACTGATCCAGGTGCTGTTCGTAGCGCTCACTCTGTTCTGGATCGTACCGAAGCTTCCGGGAGCGGAAGGGCTGACGGCCCGGATGGAGACCCTCTCTTCGATCAAGGAGGACCGCTCGTATAATGACCGGTTGAATCTGCTGGGAAGCATGATTCCTGCGATCAAATCGAATCCGGTAGGCCAGGGGATCGGCAGCGTGGGACAGAGCACGAAGCTTGGAAACGGCGGCGAGCTGGGAGAGTACGGCATTATGGACAACGGGTTCATTGCCCTGATGCTCACCTTCGGCGCTCCAGGCGGTCTGTTGTTCTTCGGTGCGCTTGGCATGGCGGCTAAGCAGATTATTGCCAAAGTCACGGGTCCGAACGGGCTTCAGCTGTATGCGAGGCTGGCCCTTGCGGCATGGACTGGAGCAGTGGTCGGGCTTGTATCAGACAACGGTTTTCTCGGACTTAAGGGTTACCTGATCTGGATGCTGATCGGCCTCGGTCTTGGCGCCAGAGAGGTAATGGACGGGAGAAAGAAAGAAACTCCCCAAGCGGCGACCCAGTCCGGGGCTGCCCCCCGCTAA
- a CDS encoding glycosyltransferase family 4 protein, with product MLRVAYIDHTARWSGGEVALFNILTHIGEQVDPLVILAEEGALADRLREKGIDVRIIPLDESIRSRGRNTVNLGAPAAAMKLLAYGRKLAPLLKKERVACVHTNSLKSALYGTVAAKMAGVPLIWHIRDHIGAPYLKPVVAKAIRLLSRLLPNGVIANSKSTLSALELPRSKKTLVVYSAFAKAIGGGTGRREQKDFNVLLVGRLAEWKGQHILLEAAKKLQDNGRIKFWLAGDALFGEDEYKKKLLATIEREQLTNVTLLGHVEDIQGLMQQADLLVHTSITPEPFGQVIVEGMAAGLPVIASNEGGPVEIVVPGETGLLIQPGDPAILTEAINWMVDHPQEREKMAEAGIKRVREHFVIENTVKEIVDYYRGLLAGT from the coding sequence ATGCTCAGAGTAGCGTATATCGATCACACGGCTAGATGGAGCGGCGGGGAAGTGGCGCTGTTCAACATTCTTACCCATATCGGAGAACAGGTTGATCCGCTCGTTATCTTGGCGGAGGAAGGAGCGCTGGCCGACCGCCTGCGCGAGAAAGGAATCGACGTCCGGATCATTCCGCTCGACGAGAGCATCCGCAGCCGCGGGCGCAATACCGTCAATCTGGGTGCGCCGGCCGCTGCGATGAAGCTGTTGGCCTACGGCCGTAAGCTCGCTCCGCTCTTGAAGAAGGAAAGGGTAGCCTGCGTGCATACCAATTCCCTTAAATCTGCGCTTTACGGAACGGTTGCCGCCAAGATGGCCGGAGTACCACTCATTTGGCATATCCGCGACCATATTGGCGCGCCTTATCTGAAGCCGGTTGTCGCGAAAGCCATCCGGCTGCTCTCGCGTCTGCTTCCAAACGGCGTTATCGCCAACTCGAAGTCCACGCTGAGCGCGCTGGAGCTGCCGCGTTCCAAGAAGACGTTGGTCGTTTATTCCGCTTTCGCCAAAGCGATTGGCGGCGGGACCGGACGGAGGGAGCAGAAAGATTTCAACGTTCTGCTGGTAGGGCGTCTGGCTGAGTGGAAGGGACAGCATATTTTGCTGGAAGCGGCGAAGAAGCTTCAGGATAACGGACGAATCAAGTTCTGGCTTGCGGGCGACGCTCTCTTCGGCGAAGACGAGTACAAGAAGAAGCTGCTTGCAACGATTGAGCGGGAGCAGCTGACGAATGTAACGCTCCTCGGACATGTGGAGGATATTCAAGGACTCATGCAGCAGGCGGATCTGCTCGTGCATACCTCGATTACGCCGGAGCCGTTCGGCCAGGTGATCGTCGAGGGGATGGCGGCGGGTCTGCCGGTGATTGCCTCCAACGAGGGAGGGCCGGTGGAGATCGTCGTGCCGGGCGAGACCGGGCTGCTCATTCAGCCGGGCGACCCGGCGATACTTACGGAAGCCATTAATTGGATGGTGGATCATCCCCAGGAGAGGGAGAAAATGGCGGAAGCCGGAATCAAGCGGGTAAGGGAACATTTCGTAATCGAAAATACGGTTAAAGAGATCGTCGATTACTACAGAGGCTTGCTGGCGGGCACCTGA
- a CDS encoding sugar transferase, which translates to MSMPKMPDDAKPILSNLYVLHADEAQETNSYLVVKRVIDILFSALCLFLLLPLFAVIAVLIKLDDPKGKVFFRQTRVGKDEKPFEMYKFRSMISNAEELKKNLMAYNEVSGAMFKMKNDPRITKIGKFLRKTSIDELPQLWNVLVGNMSLVGPRPPLPDEVAQYSEYDKQRLTVTPGCTGYWQVHARNSVGFEEMVQLDLTYIRMRSTALDMKIILKTGLMLLGSKNAY; encoded by the coding sequence ATGAGCATGCCAAAAATGCCGGATGACGCTAAGCCGATTCTGTCGAATCTTTACGTGCTGCATGCCGATGAAGCGCAGGAAACCAATTCCTACCTGGTAGTGAAGCGGGTAATCGACATTCTTTTTTCCGCTCTGTGTCTATTCTTGCTGCTCCCCCTGTTCGCTGTAATCGCCGTACTGATCAAACTGGATGACCCGAAAGGAAAAGTGTTCTTCCGCCAGACCCGTGTCGGCAAGGACGAGAAGCCGTTTGAGATGTACAAGTTCAGGTCCATGATCTCGAATGCCGAGGAGCTGAAGAAGAATCTCATGGCTTACAACGAGGTCAGCGGGGCGATGTTCAAGATGAAGAACGATCCCCGCATTACAAAGATAGGGAAGTTTCTGCGCAAGACAAGCATTGACGAGCTTCCCCAACTCTGGAATGTGCTGGTCGGCAACATGAGCCTGGTCGGTCCCCGGCCGCCTCTTCCCGATGAAGTGGCGCAGTACTCGGAGTACGACAAGCAGCGGCTGACTGTAACGCCGGGCTGCACGGGCTATTGGCAGGTTCACGCGCGCAACAGCGTCGGTTTCGAGGAAATGGTTCAACTGGATCTCACGTATATCCGCATGCGGAGTACAGCGCTTGACATGAAGATTATCTTAAAGACGGGACTTATGCTGCTGGGATCGAAAAATGCTTATTAA
- a CDS encoding WecB/TagA/CpsF family glycosyltransferase: MNQVNMFDVNFNNYDFMDLLEYIDTTIRERNHSYILTCNVDHVIKLRKDKEFRTVYSEAGAVVADGMPLIWASKMLGKPLKQKVSGADLFSRLGHAFQQRKYRLFFLGSAEGVPERATKNLKAAYPDINIVGCYSPSYGFENNKEENERIIGMLNETRPDIVFVGVGAPKQEKWIYRHYLSYRAPISIGVGATFDFLSGSVKRAPDFMQKSGLEWFWRLSQEPGRLWKRYLVDDAQFLLLLLKEMRKRDKANGRSLE; encoded by the coding sequence ATGAATCAAGTGAACATGTTCGATGTCAACTTTAACAATTATGATTTCATGGACCTGCTGGAGTATATCGATACTACGATCCGGGAAAGGAATCATTCCTACATTCTGACCTGCAATGTGGATCACGTGATCAAGCTGCGCAAGGATAAGGAATTCCGGACGGTCTACTCTGAAGCGGGCGCTGTGGTCGCGGACGGGATGCCCCTCATTTGGGCTTCCAAGATGCTGGGCAAGCCGCTCAAGCAAAAAGTGTCCGGCGCCGACCTCTTCAGCAGATTGGGACATGCGTTCCAGCAGCGTAAATACCGGCTGTTCTTTCTTGGCTCCGCGGAGGGCGTACCGGAACGGGCTACGAAGAACCTCAAGGCGGCGTACCCGGATATTAACATTGTCGGCTGTTATTCTCCTTCCTACGGCTTCGAGAATAACAAGGAAGAGAACGAGCGGATTATCGGGATGCTGAATGAAACCCGGCCGGATATCGTGTTCGTTGGCGTAGGGGCTCCCAAGCAGGAGAAATGGATCTACCGCCATTATCTATCCTACCGGGCGCCGATCTCGATTGGTGTTGGAGCAACCTTCGATTTTCTGTCCGGATCGGTCAAGCGGGCGCCGGATTTCATGCAAAAAAGCGGACTGGAATGGTTCTGGCGGCTAAGCCAGGAACCGGGAAGGCTGTGGAAGCGGTATTTGGTGGACGACGCCCAGTTTCTGCTCCTTCTGCTCAAGGAGATGCGCAAACGGGATAAAGCGAATGGACGGAGCCTTGAATAA
- a CDS encoding O-antigen ligase family protein, translated as MMISGHRASKLYALPYGMLFLLSALFLGTAVIYEPAIAVAAVGLLLLLVVSLSRPDYISYFVLLTTAVSINFLYDGSLFGMEILSLYKLAMLALLVPCILVNGLRFKLSFPLWALAVMVFMTFTFSIWLPQMTTSIAVKAFIGLSLPFMFLLINWKKEVAQRHIYMICLLPTVSLLVGALLQVAHLHQMLNVEFTGAVRIQGANIPSHLAMLAFIGTVLPFIELRRNPGHERFYYSVLAVNFVTLIGTGTRGPLLALLPVVLYYFYDIFRRYLKGKTRYLIPLLCSVLVISGAIFMQWDNIKKRSFERQTSDGIDLSGRSEAWTYFLEKASGSPLSGRGLGAVTVANDGTLYKGFVVPHNEYIRFYFDGGYIGSILLLLSLLAVFILVYRALAPPVKPYYLLFIAAFLIYSFSDNTLSTVQFIIPFCWYLNCLYRASQPTDSPQKEVIR; from the coding sequence ATGATGATAAGCGGCCACCGGGCTTCCAAATTGTATGCTCTGCCGTATGGGATGCTGTTTCTCCTGTCGGCGTTGTTTCTAGGCACGGCAGTGATATACGAGCCGGCTATCGCGGTTGCCGCTGTCGGACTGCTCCTTCTGCTCGTCGTATCCCTGTCCAGACCGGATTACATCAGTTATTTCGTACTGCTGACGACGGCGGTATCGATTAACTTTTTGTACGATGGAAGCTTGTTCGGAATGGAAATATTGTCGCTCTACAAGCTGGCGATGCTGGCGCTGCTTGTGCCGTGCATTCTGGTTAACGGACTGCGCTTCAAGCTCAGCTTCCCGCTGTGGGCCCTGGCCGTGATGGTGTTCATGACGTTCACCTTTTCCATCTGGCTGCCCCAGATGACAACGTCGATTGCGGTCAAGGCGTTCATTGGACTTTCGCTTCCGTTTATGTTTCTCTTGATCAACTGGAAAAAAGAAGTGGCGCAGCGGCATATCTACATGATCTGCCTTCTGCCGACGGTAAGCCTGCTGGTGGGAGCGCTGCTGCAAGTGGCCCATCTTCACCAGATGCTCAACGTGGAATTCACGGGTGCGGTGCGGATCCAAGGAGCGAACATCCCGTCGCATCTGGCGATGCTCGCCTTTATTGGAACGGTCCTCCCGTTTATTGAACTCAGGCGGAATCCGGGCCATGAGCGATTCTATTACAGTGTGCTGGCCGTGAATTTCGTGACTTTGATCGGTACGGGAACTCGGGGGCCGCTTCTCGCGCTGCTTCCGGTGGTGCTGTATTACTTCTACGACATTTTCCGGCGCTATTTGAAAGGCAAAACCCGGTATCTGATTCCGCTGCTGTGCTCGGTGCTGGTAATTTCCGGCGCGATATTCATGCAGTGGGACAATATCAAAAAACGTTCGTTTGAAAGGCAGACGAGCGATGGAATCGACCTGTCGGGACGCTCGGAGGCCTGGACCTACTTTTTGGAAAAAGCGTCGGGTTCCCCATTGTCGGGAAGAGGTCTTGGCGCCGTTACAGTGGCCAACGATGGCACGCTGTATAAAGGGTTTGTCGTTCCCCACAACGAATATATCCGGTTTTACTTCGACGGGGGGTATATCGGCTCGATCCTGCTGCTGCTGTCCTTGTTGGCTGTGTTTATTCTGGTTTACAGAGCTTTGGCGCCGCCGGTAAAGCCCTATTACCTGCTCTTTATAGCAGCGTTTCTGATCTACTCGTTTTCCGATAATACGCTGTCGACGGTCCAATTTATTATTCCGTTCTGTTGGTACCTGAACTGCCTGTATCGGGCTTCGCAGCCAACCGATTCCCCACAAAAAGAAGTGATACGATGA
- a CDS encoding glycosyltransferase: MKIAIAHDYLIQMGGAERVVEVFHHMYPEAPIFTTVFNGGRLTENLKDADIRASWLQKIPGVKTNFKRVLPLYPMAIRDLDFRGFDIVLSSSSAFMKSIQVPKRTFHLCYCHTPMRFAWDYDTYMERQSNSGLFKRALKLYIQQLKMWDQRTSKNVNQFVANSSVVKSRIQNYYHRDADVIFPPINTSRFTSSSSIGDYYLIVSRLVSYKRIDLAVEAFNRNGLKLLIVGDGPDRKRLEGLAKSNVKFLGRLEDEQVTGLMSQCRAYIFPGEEDFGITPLEANAAGRPVIAYQAGGALDTIVPYVNGVFFKRQEVDDLLQAISEVESYAWDIGKIMKHAQKFDEQTFMVQFKQYVEQAYVNFLKGG; this comes from the coding sequence ATGAAAATTGCGATAGCGCATGATTACTTAATCCAAATGGGCGGGGCGGAGAGGGTGGTAGAGGTTTTTCACCATATGTATCCGGAAGCTCCGATCTTCACGACGGTTTTTAACGGGGGCCGCCTCACCGAGAATCTCAAGGATGCGGACATTCGGGCCTCTTGGCTGCAGAAAATTCCGGGAGTGAAGACCAATTTTAAAAGGGTACTGCCACTTTATCCCATGGCTATTCGCGATCTGGACTTCCGCGGGTTCGATATCGTCCTGAGTTCCAGCAGTGCGTTTATGAAGAGCATTCAGGTACCCAAGCGCACGTTTCACCTCTGTTACTGTCATACCCCGATGAGATTTGCTTGGGATTATGACACTTATATGGAACGGCAGTCGAACTCAGGTCTCTTTAAAAGAGCGCTGAAGCTGTACATCCAGCAGCTCAAAATGTGGGACCAGCGGACTTCCAAAAATGTGAACCAGTTTGTGGCCAACTCTTCCGTCGTCAAGAGCCGGATTCAGAACTACTATCACCGGGATGCCGATGTCATCTTTCCGCCGATTAATACGTCACGCTTTACCAGTTCAAGCTCGATTGGCGATTATTATCTGATCGTTTCCAGGCTGGTATCCTACAAGCGGATCGATCTGGCGGTGGAAGCCTTCAACCGCAACGGGCTGAAGCTGCTTATTGTCGGCGACGGTCCCGACCGAAAGCGGCTGGAGGGGCTGGCCAAGAGCAATGTGAAATTCCTCGGCCGCCTCGAAGACGAACAGGTCACCGGGCTCATGTCCCAGTGCCGGGCTTATATTTTTCCCGGAGAAGAGGATTTCGGCATCACTCCGCTGGAGGCGAACGCGGCGGGCAGACCGGTCATCGCCTACCAAGCGGGCGGAGCGCTCGATACGATTGTGCCATACGTAAACGGAGTCTTCTTCAAACGGCAGGAAGTTGACGATTTGCTCCAGGCGATTTCCGAGGTGGAATCGTATGCATGGGATATTGGGAAAATTATGAAGCATGCGCAAAAATTCGATGAACAAACCTTTATGGTGCAGTTCAAGCAGTATGTCGAACAGGCGTATGTGAACTTTTTAAAAGGAGGATGA
- a CDS encoding glycosyltransferase family 4 protein — protein MSYSDGLNIMSTGLSWPTVQPGGLNTYYKSVCEQLSSRNRVHALICSKEKPQTPEELFIHNAGDPKESIWRRKDAFQRKASELMNAGKERIDILYSHFAPYGVGPALEAKKRGIPVVMTFHGPWNEEMKIEGQGIKHQVKTAIAKSIERKAYRLADKFIVLSETFRDILHSLHGVPLDKIVIIPGAANIDRFTPANNRLAVRRMLNLPEGATTVLTVRRLVNRMGLLQLLEAWRTVSERFPNSILLIGGKGPLRAELEERIADYGLSSKVRLLGYIPDHELASYYQAADLFVVPSQALEGFGLITTEALASGLPVMATPIGGNREILQNFRPELLFKSASAADMAEGISHMLGNRRLLPSREECREHVLERYTWEHVADQVESVFREVMGKGETLNAQSSVYRSHG, from the coding sequence ATGTCCTATAGTGACGGACTGAATATTATGTCAACCGGCCTAAGTTGGCCGACGGTGCAGCCCGGCGGGCTCAATACTTATTATAAGTCCGTCTGCGAGCAGCTTTCTTCCCGCAACCGGGTGCATGCGCTAATTTGCAGCAAGGAGAAGCCGCAGACGCCTGAGGAACTCTTTATCCACAATGCCGGCGACCCGAAAGAATCGATCTGGAGGCGAAAGGATGCCTTTCAGAGAAAGGCATCGGAGCTCATGAACGCCGGGAAGGAACGGATTGATATCCTGTATTCCCATTTCGCTCCTTACGGTGTCGGCCCCGCCCTGGAGGCGAAGAAACGCGGCATTCCAGTCGTGATGACCTTTCACGGGCCCTGGAACGAGGAGATGAAAATCGAAGGCCAGGGCATCAAGCATCAGGTCAAGACCGCGATCGCCAAATCGATTGAGCGCAAAGCATATCGGCTGGCGGATAAGTTCATCGTTCTCAGCGAGACTTTTCGAGATATTCTGCATTCGCTGCATGGCGTTCCGCTTGACAAGATCGTCATCATTCCCGGCGCGGCCAACATCGACCGCTTCACCCCGGCTAATAACCGGCTCGCTGTTCGGCGCATGCTGAATCTGCCGGAAGGGGCGACCACGGTGCTGACGGTCCGCAGACTGGTGAACCGGATGGGACTGCTTCAACTGCTGGAGGCGTGGCGCACTGTGTCGGAACGCTTCCCGAACTCCATTCTGTTAATCGGGGGGAAAGGCCCCTTGCGGGCGGAGCTGGAGGAACGGATCGCCGACTACGGGCTCTCAAGCAAGGTCAGGCTGCTCGGTTATATCCCCGATCATGAGCTGGCTTCGTACTATCAGGCGGCTGACCTGTTCGTCGTTCCATCGCAAGCTCTGGAGGGCTTTGGACTGATTACCACCGAGGCGCTCGCGAGCGGGCTGCCGGTCATGGCGACGCCGATTGGCGGCAACCGGGAAATCCTGCAGAATTTCCGTCCGGAGCTGCTGTTCAAGAGCGCATCGGCTGCGGACATGGCCGAAGGGATCTCCCACATGCTGGGCAACCGTAGGCTGCTTCCCAGCCGGGAGGAATGCAGGGAGCATGTGCTGGAAAGGTACACCTGGGAGCATGTCGCGGATCAGGTGGAGTCGGTATTCAGAGAGGTTATGGGGAAGGGGGAGACGCTCAATGCTCAGAGTAGCGTATATCGATCACACGGCTAG
- a CDS encoding glycosyltransferase produces the protein MFEHGNVPRLSIIICTYNRAGLLSKTLDSLLGLEMLDEAEVIVVDNRSTDDTAAVVKRFVDKYESMIHMKYLLEPVQGLSAARNAGILAAKSPLIAFLDDDALPVRTWISTIVNTLESRPLVMAMGGKVAPIFESGRPNWLIKPFEFPYTIMDLGNRIKEYPGKFHPCGANMAMRREVFNVSLFPLELGRKGDSLLSGEETWLFGKIRKEGQSVLYHPQMAVDHFVPASRLTEDWIMKRYYSQGLSNALGSSGQLGSLSLWGKTAAKVLYIAADSVLAAISRNEGRKLLNKCRLESVRGTLHMLRNRNRESATG, from the coding sequence ATGTTTGAGCACGGAAACGTACCCCGGCTGTCTATCATCATTTGCACCTACAATCGGGCCGGGCTGTTATCCAAAACGCTGGATTCCCTGCTCGGGCTCGAAATGCTGGACGAGGCGGAGGTCATTGTGGTTGATAACCGCTCGACCGATGATACGGCAGCCGTCGTCAAACGGTTCGTGGATAAATACGAAAGTATGATCCATATGAAGTATCTTCTGGAGCCGGTTCAGGGACTGTCGGCCGCCCGCAATGCGGGCATTCTGGCAGCCAAATCGCCGCTCATAGCGTTTCTCGATGATGATGCGCTGCCTGTCCGTACATGGATTTCGACGATTGTAAACACCTTGGAAAGCAGGCCGCTCGTGATGGCCATGGGCGGCAAGGTTGCTCCTATTTTTGAAAGCGGCAGGCCGAACTGGCTGATTAAGCCGTTCGAGTTCCCTTACACGATCATGGATCTGGGCAACCGGATCAAGGAGTACCCGGGCAAGTTCCACCCCTGCGGCGCCAACATGGCGATGAGGCGCGAAGTCTTTAACGTCAGCTTGTTTCCGCTGGAGCTTGGACGCAAGGGAGACTCGCTTTTGTCCGGCGAGGAAACCTGGCTGTTCGGAAAGATTCGGAAAGAAGGGCAATCCGTTCTTTATCACCCGCAGATGGCTGTGGACCACTTCGTCCCGGCAAGCCGTTTGACCGAGGACTGGATCATGAAGCGGTACTACAGCCAAGGTTTATCCAATGCCCTTGGAAGCAGCGGCCAACTGGGCAGTCTGTCCCTTTGGGGCAAGACAGCGGCTAAAGTTCTGTATATTGCTGCCGACTCCGTATTGGCTGCGATATCCCGGAACGAAGGAAGAAAGCTGCTGAACAAATGCAGGCTGGAGAGCGTCCGCGGAACGCTTCACATGCTGCGGAATCGAAATCGGGAATCGGCGACGGGGTGA
- a CDS encoding UDP-glucose dehydrogenase family protein encodes MNLAVIGTGYVGLVSGVCFTLGGNHVICVDKDEDKIAKLRQMKSPIYEPGIETLIEMNLKEGRLHFSSDLQESVRRSDIVILAVGTPSLPNGEANLQYIENAAADIGRAMEGYKIIMTKSTVPVGTNEKIRQIIAANTGYPFDIVSAPEFLREGSAIHDTLHPDRIIIGLENPALEPVMRELHQGFTDNIVVTDIRSAEMIKYASNAFLATKISFINEIANICEKVGADVTEVAEGMGLDRRIGSSFLQAGIGYGGSCFPKDTKALIQIAGNVDYEFKLLKSVVEVNQGQRFMILAKLHESLGSLQGASIGIWGLAFKPNTDDVRESPAREIIEALVKEGAHVKVYDPIAADNFRQQYNHPLIHWCAVPEEAASGSDALCLLTDWAVFKDINLHQLSASMRKPILIDGRNVYSKEQIEGTGLEYYSVGRPRMGGLSGFSPSVAGAV; translated from the coding sequence ATGAATCTGGCGGTAATCGGCACCGGCTATGTCGGCCTCGTATCCGGCGTATGCTTTACACTTGGGGGTAACCACGTCATTTGCGTCGACAAGGATGAGGACAAGATAGCCAAACTGAGACAGATGAAGTCGCCCATCTACGAGCCGGGAATCGAGACACTGATTGAAATGAACCTGAAAGAAGGAAGATTGCACTTCTCCTCCGATCTTCAGGAGTCGGTGCGCCGCTCGGATATTGTCATCCTCGCCGTAGGAACGCCTTCTCTTCCGAACGGCGAAGCGAATTTGCAGTATATCGAAAACGCGGCGGCGGATATCGGCCGGGCGATGGAAGGCTATAAGATTATTATGACGAAATCGACCGTTCCCGTAGGAACGAACGAGAAAATCCGTCAGATCATTGCCGCCAACACCGGTTATCCGTTCGATATTGTGTCAGCGCCGGAATTCTTAAGGGAAGGCTCGGCCATCCATGATACTCTCCATCCCGACCGGATCATCATCGGTCTGGAAAATCCGGCCTTGGAGCCTGTAATGCGGGAGCTTCATCAAGGATTTACTGACAATATTGTCGTCACCGACATCCGCAGTGCGGAGATGATCAAATACGCGTCGAATGCTTTTCTGGCGACCAAGATCTCATTCATCAATGAGATTGCCAATATTTGCGAAAAGGTCGGCGCGGATGTGACCGAGGTGGCTGAGGGAATGGGCCTCGACCGGCGGATCGGCTCCTCCTTCCTGCAGGCCGGCATCGGGTACGGCGGCTCCTGCTTCCCCAAAGATACGAAGGCGCTCATCCAGATTGCGGGGAACGTCGACTACGAATTCAAACTGTTGAAATCGGTGGTAGAGGTCAATCAGGGCCAGCGGTTCATGATCCTCGCCAAACTGCATGAATCGCTCGGCAGCCTGCAAGGCGCGAGCATCGGCATTTGGGGACTCGCCTTCAAGCCGAACACCGACGATGTTCGCGAATCGCCGGCAAGGGAAATCATCGAGGCGCTAGTTAAGGAAGGGGCGCATGTGAAGGTATACGATCCGATCGCCGCGGACAATTTCCGGCAGCAGTATAATCACCCGCTGATTCACTGGTGCGCCGTACCGGAGGAAGCGGCGTCCGGCAGCGACGCGCTCTGCCTGCTGACGGACTGGGCCGTGTTCAAGGATATCAATCTGCATCAATTATCCGCGAGCATGCGCAAGCCGATCCTGATCGACGGCCGCAATGTTTACTCCAAGGAGCAGATCGAAGGAACCGGACTGGAATATTATTCGGTGGGACGCCCGCGGATGGGGGGACTCAGCGGCTTTTCTCCGAGTGTGGCGGGGGCGGTATAA